One segment of Methanolinea mesophila DNA contains the following:
- a CDS encoding archaellin/type IV pilin N-terminal domain-containing protein has translation MRKMRKNEDAFTGLEAAIVLIAFVVVAAVFSYVVLGAGFFTTQKSQEVVHSGVTQAASNIVVKGEVYGISTTPGEVNKLRFDVGLAAGGLPVDIARSTLVMSTKENVSTLSYNSETTDSPGANNWSISGKSTGASDDTLLQSDETFTIYVQPPTSIPLYNRTTFNLEIKPEVGASLGIQRTIPAGVTNVTLLY, from the coding sequence ATGAGAAAGATGAGAAAGAACGAAGACGCGTTCACCGGGCTTGAAGCCGCGATTGTGCTCATTGCATTCGTCGTGGTTGCTGCGGTGTTCTCGTATGTAGTGCTCGGGGCCGGTTTCTTCACTACCCAGAAGAGCCAGGAAGTCGTCCACTCCGGTGTGACCCAGGCTGCCTCGAATATTGTGGTGAAAGGGGAAGTGTACGGTATTTCAACCACTCCGGGGGAAGTCAACAAGCTTAGATTTGATGTCGGACTTGCCGCCGGGGGATTACCGGTCGACATTGCACGGTCAACCCTTGTGATGAGTACTAAGGAAAATGTCTCGACACTGTCATATAATTCAGAAACCACTGATTCTCCGGGGGCAAACAACTGGAGTATCTCAGGAAAGAGCACAGGTGCATCCGATGACACCCTGTTACAGAGTGACGAGACCTTTACCATCTATGTTCAGCCCCCGACGAGCATACCCCTTTACAACCGTACGACGTTCAACCTGGAGATCAAACCCGAAGTGGGAGCCTCTCTCGGTATCCAGAGAACGATCCCAGCCGGGGTAACCAACGTAACGTTACTCTACTAA
- a CDS encoding CheF family chemotaxis protein, producing MTEVPVKIEKDGQWVVTKVDVQQDAMQISEPVNRKIPYKSIVDLVEKKNVLLITLKGEPGEVIRVASVEKVLQALKRVIIMSCSAYRLTAYFMSPAVRGGVMVTNAQWEKGAIAVLKSSIWFVSQNKQVSVPLREVAGIELTKREVQNKQVDVVKIDHLENTEVVTSFVLCPLSTLNVLFNFLKDATKDMDMAGNELDALGAQVGMLIYSGMDSHAIENMLNVSHKDLDTIYDKLIQLGLAEVMFVRKEVQLTPKGVRYIAEAVKPPQ from the coding sequence ATGACCGAGGTCCCGGTAAAGATTGAGAAGGACGGGCAATGGGTGGTGACGAAGGTCGACGTCCAGCAGGATGCGATGCAGATCAGCGAGCCCGTGAACCGGAAGATCCCGTATAAGTCGATCGTGGACCTTGTAGAAAAGAAGAACGTTCTCCTGATTACGCTGAAAGGCGAACCTGGCGAGGTCATCCGGGTCGCGAGCGTAGAAAAGGTGCTGCAGGCATTAAAGCGGGTCATCATCATGTCCTGCAGCGCCTACCGCCTGACCGCGTACTTCATGTCGCCTGCGGTGAGGGGCGGGGTGATGGTCACGAATGCCCAGTGGGAAAAAGGTGCGATCGCGGTCCTCAAATCGAGCATCTGGTTTGTCAGCCAGAATAAGCAGGTCTCGGTCCCCCTCCGTGAGGTTGCCGGGATTGAACTGACGAAGCGTGAGGTGCAGAACAAGCAGGTCGATGTGGTAAAGATAGACCACCTTGAGAATACCGAGGTGGTCACGAGTTTCGTGCTCTGCCCGCTTTCCACCCTCAATGTGCTGTTCAATTTCTTAAAAGACGCCACCAAGGACATGGACATGGCAGGAAACGAGCTCGATGCGCTCGGTGCCCAGGTCGGGATGCTCATCTACAGCGGAATGGACTCACATGCCATAGAGAACATGTTAAACGTCTCTCACAAGGACCTTGACACCATCTATGACAAGTTGATCCAGCTGGGACTCGCCGAGGTGATGTTCGTCAGGAAAGAGGTCCAGCTGACCCCGAAAGGGGTGCGTTACATCGCTGAAGCGGTGAAACCCCCGCAGTGA
- a CDS encoding type II/IV secretion system ATPase subunit — protein sequence MSSLTAAINLPFKPTENEEDNDCANNIEACALYRMLPVNAKEYVKKSPHLLEYLHIFPVDEYGIPLFFSELKRDLRSIKEPNLIYPADDTVFVHIFHDPNDVRNFYIPVDPSFMHSVKQLTPAVEVKLIDLLDSLEEDPVTNEERAEVLKSLISQVLYVKRPDEVLPQLTQGEGKKGFGEKMKEFLNKDLTAKSNPKKDRVLVKVPTTADGRIIVSPQEYRALEYMIIRDKIDVGILKPFINDPYIEDITVDGVGPVFIEHKIFKGLKSVVGWDDTDELDRFVIKLAEQAKRPITYQNPIVDATLPDGSRINIVYSTDISRKGSNFTIRKAMDDPISILKLIEFKTCDYMVAAYLWVCIENGMSLFMSGETASGKTTSLNAMTTFIPPENKIVTIEDTPELQVPHKNWTREVSKGKGKGEGEGSDVTMFDLLKAALRQRPNQILVGEIRGVEGSVAFGAMQTGHPVLSTFHAASVEKLIQRLCGDPINIPKTYVDNLNIVVIQSAVKRPTGETVRRMLSINELVGYNPETQGFSFVEMFHWDPVTDTFEFTGRGSSFLLENKVATMLGIPEHKKAAIYLELEKRARILERLHKAGYTGFYDLYHMTTKVKKQGLLTIDVDAV from the coding sequence ATGAGTTCCCTTACGGCGGCCATCAACCTCCCGTTCAAACCGACCGAGAACGAGGAGGACAACGACTGTGCCAACAATATCGAGGCCTGCGCACTCTACCGCATGCTCCCGGTCAATGCCAAGGAGTATGTGAAGAAAAGCCCCCATCTCCTCGAATACCTCCATATTTTCCCGGTGGACGAGTACGGCATCCCCCTGTTCTTCTCGGAGCTGAAACGGGATCTCCGTTCGATCAAGGAACCGAACCTGATCTACCCTGCAGACGATACGGTGTTCGTCCACATCTTCCACGACCCGAACGATGTCCGTAACTTCTACATCCCGGTGGACCCCTCGTTCATGCACAGCGTAAAGCAGCTTACTCCTGCGGTGGAAGTGAAACTGATCGATCTTCTGGACTCGCTGGAAGAGGACCCGGTGACCAACGAGGAGCGGGCGGAGGTACTCAAGAGCCTGATCTCGCAGGTGCTCTACGTAAAGCGCCCGGACGAAGTGCTGCCACAACTCACGCAGGGAGAGGGAAAGAAGGGATTCGGGGAGAAGATGAAGGAGTTCCTGAACAAGGACCTCACTGCGAAATCAAATCCCAAAAAGGACCGGGTCCTTGTCAAAGTGCCCACCACCGCGGACGGGAGGATCATCGTAAGTCCCCAGGAGTACCGTGCCCTTGAATACATGATCATCCGGGACAAGATCGATGTGGGGATCCTCAAGCCTTTCATCAACGACCCCTATATCGAGGATATTACCGTCGACGGGGTGGGTCCCGTCTTCATCGAGCATAAGATCTTCAAAGGGCTGAAATCAGTGGTGGGGTGGGACGATACCGACGAGCTCGACCGTTTCGTGATAAAACTCGCCGAACAGGCGAAACGACCCATCACCTACCAGAACCCCATCGTGGATGCCACCCTGCCAGACGGGTCACGTATCAATATCGTTTACAGTACCGATATCAGCCGGAAAGGGAGCAACTTCACCATTCGTAAAGCCATGGACGACCCGATCAGCATCCTCAAACTGATCGAGTTCAAGACCTGCGATTACATGGTGGCCGCGTACCTCTGGGTGTGCATCGAGAACGGCATGTCCCTATTCATGAGCGGGGAGACCGCCTCCGGCAAGACCACGAGCCTCAATGCCATGACCACGTTCATCCCCCCGGAGAACAAGATCGTGACCATCGAGGATACCCCGGAGCTCCAGGTGCCTCACAAGAACTGGACGAGAGAGGTTTCCAAGGGGAAAGGGAAGGGCGAAGGGGAGGGCTCGGACGTGACCATGTTCGACCTGCTCAAGGCGGCGCTGCGCCAGCGCCCGAACCAGATCCTCGTGGGTGAGATCCGAGGGGTCGAGGGGTCGGTTGCGTTCGGGGCGATGCAGACCGGGCACCCCGTCCTCTCGACGTTCCACGCCGCTTCGGTGGAGAAACTGATCCAGCGTCTTTGCGGTGATCCCATTAATATCCCCAAGACCTACGTGGATAATTTGAATATCGTGGTCATCCAGAGCGCGGTAAAACGCCCTACAGGCGAGACTGTCCGCCGCATGCTCTCAATCAACGAGCTGGTCGGGTACAACCCGGAGACACAGGGATTTTCGTTCGTGGAGATGTTTCACTGGGACCCGGTGACCGATACTTTTGAGTTTACCGGAAGGGGGAGCAGTTTCCTCCTCGAGAACAAGGTCGCCACCATGCTCGGGATCCCGGAGCACAAAAAGGCCGCCATCTATCTCGAGCTCGAAAAAAGGGCACGTATCCTTGAGCGGTTACACAAAGCGGGATATACAGGCTTCTATGATCTTTACCATATGACCACCAAGGTGAAGAAGCAGGGGCTGCTCACCATCGATGTCGATGCAGTCTGA
- a CDS encoding chemotaxis protein CheA, whose translation MSDLESYRALYIAESRENHETIVKNLLILENEADEQAIAEIFRAAHSLKGMSASMGFAGMERLCHAMEDIFQEVRSGTLEVHPDLIDLLLAAADDMESLLDEIEGGGEGSPETVDQRIRQLKEWDRRPDKGGAGDAAAIQDIYEQELSDTTQVSGTQEGLHTYLLQVQLKSSCDNKNLRGMIVLSNLDELGKVVATNPSREIIEDGVFDGFFEVSIASDAGKEALEAITSGSEVESVVIIGQEVQKPAPPDAGTETAELRSVQERGEVAVEKGEKTREIRNIRVDIARLDQMMNLVEDLVINRGRITQIARKHQIKELDETLNMVGRSVSDLQNLMMNIRMIPLNHIFNRFPRVVRDVAHREGKEVEFVIEGGETELDRSVMDGLNDPLLHLIRNGIDHGIETPEQRVSEGKQKKGLLRLSARRDKDNVIITVEDDGRGIDTTRVLQKAVHKGLIDPESAATLSREEIFDLLLLPGFSTAEKITDISGRGVGLDVVKNAIESLKGTIKIESEIHRGTKFELLLPPTMAIVNVMMVRINDHRCAIPVNNVVEVASLNNLKIHHIGTQETIMLRNEVLPLDRLDDMFGASRRSEILVVLQYQNRKRSIAVDLIEGQQEVVIKPLSTVIGMCKGVSGVTIPGDGEVVPVLDVNSILKEA comes from the coding sequence ATGTCCGATCTTGAGAGTTATCGTGCGCTCTATATTGCGGAGTCCAGGGAAAACCATGAGACGATCGTGAAAAATCTTCTCATCCTGGAGAATGAAGCGGATGAACAGGCCATTGCCGAGATCTTCCGGGCCGCACATTCCCTGAAGGGGATGTCCGCATCCATGGGCTTTGCCGGGATGGAGCGACTCTGCCACGCAATGGAAGACATTTTCCAGGAGGTCCGGAGCGGGACCCTGGAAGTGCACCCCGACCTTATCGACCTGCTCCTCGCCGCCGCCGACGACATGGAGTCCCTGCTCGATGAGATCGAGGGAGGCGGGGAAGGATCGCCGGAGACGGTGGATCAGCGGATCAGGCAGCTGAAGGAATGGGACCGGCGGCCGGATAAGGGGGGTGCCGGGGACGCCGCTGCGATACAGGACATTTACGAGCAGGAACTCTCAGATACCACGCAGGTATCCGGTACACAAGAAGGCCTCCATACCTACCTTTTACAGGTCCAGCTCAAAAGTTCGTGCGACAATAAAAACCTGCGGGGAATGATCGTCCTTTCAAACCTCGATGAACTGGGAAAAGTCGTCGCAACAAACCCTTCCCGGGAGATTATCGAGGATGGCGTGTTCGACGGGTTCTTTGAAGTCTCAATCGCCAGCGATGCAGGGAAGGAGGCGCTTGAGGCGATCACCTCAGGCAGCGAGGTCGAGAGTGTCGTCATCATCGGGCAGGAAGTCCAAAAACCTGCGCCTCCAGATGCAGGGACTGAAACCGCGGAACTGCGGTCGGTTCAGGAACGAGGCGAGGTCGCGGTCGAAAAAGGAGAGAAAACCCGCGAGATCAGGAATATCAGGGTCGATATCGCCAGGCTTGACCAGATGATGAACCTGGTGGAAGACCTGGTGATCAACCGGGGCAGGATAACCCAGATCGCGAGGAAACACCAGATCAAGGAGCTCGACGAGACGCTGAATATGGTAGGGCGATCCGTCTCGGATCTCCAGAACCTGATGATGAATATCAGGATGATCCCGCTCAACCACATCTTCAACAGGTTTCCCCGGGTGGTCAGGGACGTGGCCCACCGGGAAGGCAAGGAGGTGGAGTTCGTGATCGAGGGGGGAGAGACCGAACTTGACCGGAGCGTGATGGACGGACTGAACGACCCGCTCCTGCATCTGATCAGGAACGGCATAGACCATGGCATAGAAACCCCCGAACAGAGGGTGTCGGAAGGGAAACAAAAGAAAGGGCTTCTCCGGCTCTCCGCGCGGAGGGACAAAGACAACGTGATCATCACCGTCGAGGACGACGGCAGGGGGATCGATACCACCCGGGTCCTGCAAAAGGCGGTGCATAAAGGACTCATCGATCCCGAATCCGCGGCCACGCTCTCCAGGGAGGAGATATTTGACCTGCTCCTGCTCCCCGGATTCTCCACCGCCGAGAAGATCACGGATATCAGCGGCCGGGGCGTCGGCCTTGACGTAGTCAAAAACGCCATTGAATCGCTCAAAGGGACCATAAAAATTGAATCCGAGATCCACAGGGGAACGAAGTTCGAACTCCTCCTTCCTCCCACCATGGCGATCGTGAACGTGATGATGGTCCGGATAAACGACCACCGGTGCGCCATCCCGGTCAACAACGTGGTAGAAGTCGCGAGCCTTAACAACCTCAAGATCCATCACATCGGGACACAGGAGACCATCATGCTCAGAAACGAAGTGCTGCCTCTCGACAGGCTCGACGATATGTTCGGTGCTTCCCGGAGGTCAGAGATCCTCGTGGTGCTCCAGTACCAGAACAGGAAGCGGTCGATCGCGGTGGACCTTATCGAAGGCCAGCAGGAAGTGGTAATCAAACCGCTCTCCACGGTCATCGGGATGTGTAAAGGGGTGAGCGGAGTGACCATACCGGGGGATGGGGAGGTCGTCCCGGTCCTTGACGTGAATTCAATCCTGAAAGAGGCGTGA
- the flaJ gene encoding archaellar assembly protein FlaJ, whose product MSMQSEGFGKPVRSPSAGKVPFADVFTRIKKYFAKVTENKRMGPDLLFMITYMASITTSKATRPEIFAYTAARTEFVPAKYIAKVEFFVKRWNYSYVESLTTIAERVNNEMVRSMLNRFANSIESGVPDEDFLTRELATIRSVYKNTYEQGLEMLKKWGDAYIAMLFSGALVGIIIMVSVAIFAPDDVNQTLAASYFIVIFISAFGLITMYRSVPLDDKTHHLERGSKEQTLIRRLEKRIVPVAIVASVILLVITWNPGLMMLLLGLMLLPLGIIGYLDDRNIILRDAEFTTFIRGLGAVMGGKGISIGTGLSEIDRKSLVALEPFINGVYSKLNLGLDEEKTWGRFIGESGSNLIYKYFNIFRDSILLGGRPDKIGQIVGSSMLEQVLLREKRNTIAMGFVILLIPMHAMMVGIFLFLFHIMLTMSKAIAEVVSTLGSTGMGTTGSISGSLGGGIEMFVNFPEADMTMYVIIMITILTVANTIAGKIVMGGDRYMYYFFASTLLAVTGLIYIAAPIVVGMFFNIPTFQGV is encoded by the coding sequence ATGTCGATGCAGTCTGAGGGATTCGGCAAGCCAGTCCGTTCGCCGAGTGCGGGAAAAGTTCCTTTTGCAGACGTATTTACCAGGATAAAGAAATATTTCGCGAAAGTCACTGAAAACAAGCGGATGGGGCCGGACCTCCTGTTCATGATAACCTACATGGCCTCGATCACCACCTCCAAGGCCACGAGGCCGGAGATCTTCGCGTATACTGCGGCCAGGACAGAGTTCGTACCCGCGAAATACATCGCCAAGGTGGAATTCTTCGTGAAGCGGTGGAACTACAGCTACGTGGAGTCCCTCACCACCATCGCCGAGCGGGTGAACAACGAGATGGTCAGGAGCATGCTGAACCGTTTCGCGAATTCGATCGAGTCGGGGGTCCCCGACGAGGATTTTCTGACAAGAGAACTTGCCACCATCCGGAGTGTGTATAAAAATACCTATGAGCAGGGGCTGGAGATGCTCAAGAAATGGGGTGATGCCTACATCGCCATGCTCTTCTCCGGAGCGCTCGTGGGGATCATCATCATGGTCTCGGTCGCAATCTTCGCCCCGGACGATGTGAACCAGACCCTTGCTGCATCGTATTTCATCGTTATCTTCATCTCCGCATTCGGGCTTATCACCATGTACCGCTCGGTTCCCCTCGACGACAAAACGCATCACCTCGAGAGGGGTTCGAAGGAACAGACTCTGATTCGCCGTCTGGAAAAGAGGATCGTTCCGGTCGCAATCGTTGCCTCCGTCATCCTCCTGGTTATCACGTGGAACCCGGGCCTGATGATGCTCCTTCTCGGCCTGATGCTGCTTCCCCTCGGGATAATCGGCTACCTCGACGACCGGAATATCATTCTCAGGGATGCCGAGTTTACCACATTCATCCGTGGGCTCGGCGCGGTGATGGGCGGAAAGGGGATCTCGATCGGGACAGGCCTTTCGGAGATAGACCGCAAATCGCTGGTCGCCCTGGAGCCCTTCATCAACGGGGTCTATTCGAAGCTGAACCTCGGGCTCGACGAGGAGAAGACCTGGGGGCGGTTCATCGGGGAGAGCGGGAGCAACCTGATCTACAAATATTTCAATATTTTCCGCGATTCCATTCTGCTGGGGGGAAGGCCCGACAAAATCGGCCAGATCGTCGGTTCATCGATGCTGGAGCAGGTCCTCCTCCGGGAGAAACGCAATACCATCGCCATGGGATTCGTGATCCTCCTCATCCCCATGCATGCCATGATGGTCGGGATCTTCCTCTTCCTGTTCCATATCATGCTCACCATGTCGAAGGCGATCGCGGAGGTAGTCTCGACGCTCGGGAGCACGGGAATGGGAACCACAGGCTCAATCAGCGGCTCGCTCGGGGGAGGAATCGAGATGTTCGTGAACTTTCCGGAAGCAGACATGACTATGTACGTGATCATCATGATCACCATTCTGACGGTGGCAAACACCATCGCAGGGAAGATCGTGATGGGGGGGGACCGGTACATGTATTACTTCTTTGCGAGCACTCTGCTTGCGGTAACAGGGCTTATTTATATTGCAGCACCAATAGTTGTTGGGATGTTTTTCAATATTCCGACCTTCCAGGGGGTATGA
- a CDS encoding ATPase domain-containing protein codes for MNDGLSGLLGGEDKHILSTGNSEIDKKIADGLPLGSLTLIEGENDTGKSVLTQQIMWGAMKQGLNVDLYTTEMTAKSFLSQMESMSLDVSDYFAWGYMRLFHLHMVGFKWSKEEMDGILQRIIDHIRTSKAQVAIIDSLTMFTEYTQQEAILTFLTNCKNLVDHGKTILITLHTYAFQEDTLVRIRSICDAHLMMKKSLIGDKYVMVMEVVKVRGARKTTGNLVSFEVHPGYGMKIIPISMAKV; via the coding sequence GTGAATGACGGATTATCAGGGCTCCTGGGTGGCGAAGACAAGCATATTCTCTCCACAGGCAATAGCGAAATAGATAAGAAGATCGCCGACGGGCTCCCGCTGGGTTCCCTTACCCTGATCGAGGGGGAGAACGACACCGGAAAGAGCGTGCTCACCCAGCAGATCATGTGGGGTGCGATGAAGCAGGGGCTCAATGTGGATCTCTATACCACGGAGATGACCGCGAAGAGTTTCCTCTCCCAGATGGAATCGATGAGCCTTGACGTCTCCGACTATTTCGCGTGGGGGTACATGCGGCTCTTCCACCTCCATATGGTAGGGTTCAAGTGGTCGAAGGAGGAAATGGACGGGATCCTGCAGCGGATCATCGATCATATCCGTACCAGCAAGGCCCAGGTCGCCATAATTGACTCCCTCACGATGTTCACCGAGTATACCCAGCAGGAGGCCATCCTCACCTTCCTTACCAACTGCAAAAACCTGGTCGATCATGGGAAAACCATCCTGATCACCCTCCATACCTATGCCTTCCAGGAGGACACCCTGGTCAGGATCCGTTCCATCTGCGACGCCCACCTGATGATGAAGAAGTCGCTCATCGGCGACAAGTACGTGATGGTGATGGAAGTGGTCAAGGTCCGCGGTGCAAGAAAGACCACGGGCAACCTGGTGAGTTTCGAGGTCCATCCCGGGTACGGCATGAAGATCATCCCCATCTCAATGGCGAAAGTGTGA
- a CDS encoding chemotaxis protein CheB, translating to MIRVLVVDDSLFMRTLIRDMLEKDPEFQVVGTAIDGQDALSKIRDLSPDIMTLDIEMPRMDGLTVLQKRSECPRFPKTLMLSSLTTAGGEMTRKAMELGADDFMLKPRDVRGVRGIDRELRDKLKNLINISYPGKKLIQRQKIANRAVFVGSSAGGPPMLDVLLSKIPAPLEAALVITQHMPEGGFTASLATRLNRVSCMPVKESENGEHLMEGTVYVSKAGYHSIITGLLNERGRRGGMIVHARSAPVHSVRPAVDKTFSTGATVFGDRCIGAILSGMGNDGGEGMAAIRNGGGKTLVCREEDCLVWGMARSAITRNSVDMVLPLGEIGGQIVKMLEEMENNVRS from the coding sequence ATGATCAGGGTCCTCGTGGTGGATGATTCGCTCTTCATGCGTACCCTCATCAGGGATATGCTGGAGAAGGATCCCGAATTCCAGGTGGTAGGGACCGCCATCGACGGCCAGGACGCGCTTTCGAAGATCCGGGACCTCTCTCCGGATATCATGACCCTCGATATCGAGATGCCCAGGATGGACGGACTGACCGTCCTCCAGAAACGATCCGAATGCCCCCGTTTTCCAAAAACCCTTATGCTTTCCTCCCTGACCACCGCGGGGGGCGAAATGACCAGGAAAGCAATGGAACTCGGCGCCGATGATTTCATGCTCAAACCAAGGGACGTGCGCGGGGTCCGGGGAATTGACAGGGAACTCCGGGACAAACTTAAAAACCTCATCAATATTTCCTATCCTGGAAAGAAGCTGATTCAACGCCAGAAAATCGCGAACCGCGCGGTGTTCGTCGGCTCTTCGGCAGGAGGGCCACCCATGCTTGACGTGCTCCTCTCGAAAATCCCCGCCCCCCTGGAAGCAGCGCTGGTCATCACCCAGCATATGCCGGAAGGAGGTTTTACCGCATCCCTCGCGACGCGCCTGAACCGTGTCTCCTGCATGCCGGTGAAAGAATCCGAGAACGGGGAGCACCTCATGGAAGGAACGGTATACGTATCGAAGGCAGGGTACCACTCCATTATCACGGGCCTTCTGAACGAACGAGGACGCCGGGGAGGAATGATCGTCCACGCCCGTTCGGCCCCCGTGCACAGCGTGCGACCGGCGGTCGACAAGACCTTTTCAACCGGTGCGACGGTCTTTGGTGACCGGTGTATCGGGGCGATACTCTCCGGGATGGGAAACGACGGCGGAGAAGGGATGGCCGCGATACGGAACGGCGGGGGAAAGACCCTGGTGTGCAGGGAAGAGGACTGCCTGGTCTGGGGTATGGCCCGATCGGCCATTACACGGAACAGTGTCGATATGGTGCTCCCCCTGGGGGAGATTGGAGGCCAGATCGTAAAAATGCTCGAGGAGATGGAGAACAATGTCCGATCTTGA
- a CDS encoding HEAT repeat domain-containing protein: MASRLPTPSLPLRGYLNPNDAVKLMVIAVFAVISLVLTVSFTEGAASEATFNELYAVIPHLYLIPIILLALWYPRRGLQITILLIAAILLLILYMYARGVIVDPLLTVLNSGMDIAIFVALALYAKDRTLVDSFLRNFFEQSGMEDSVKGMESGSSRAKVKFEGAFEEVIHALGSPDDEVREEAVRALGELNDPRAVDPLIQMLNDENRYIRREAAKSLGRIGDPRAIPPLINALKDDDRYGRDGAAEGLGDMGEKAVPALVERLFDEDWHVRMGAAVALRISGNKSAIEPLIRALEDDNRFVRREVTKSLGRIGDKRVVDPLIRALKDPDRSVRIRAAGALAKCQDDRVIQPLIEALNDEDSGVRLRVIRALEEIDDPRAVHALNNSLGDAQGSQGIKNGKFAEN; the protein is encoded by the coding sequence ATGGCATCCAGACTCCCCACCCCTTCCCTCCCCCTTCGGGGATACCTCAATCCGAACGACGCGGTAAAACTGATGGTCATAGCAGTTTTTGCCGTCATCTCACTGGTCCTCACCGTCTCGTTCACCGAAGGGGCAGCGTCGGAGGCCACATTTAATGAGTTATACGCAGTCATCCCGCACCTGTATCTCATTCCCATAATTCTCCTCGCACTGTGGTATCCGAGAAGAGGGCTCCAGATCACCATCCTGCTCATCGCCGCGATCCTTCTGCTCATTCTCTATATGTATGCAAGGGGGGTAATCGTCGACCCCCTCCTCACCGTACTCAATTCCGGGATGGACATCGCAATTTTCGTCGCTCTGGCCCTGTACGCCAAGGACCGGACCCTTGTGGACTCTTTCCTCCGCAATTTCTTCGAACAGTCCGGAATGGAAGATTCGGTGAAAGGCATGGAATCGGGCTCTTCCCGGGCAAAAGTCAAGTTTGAAGGGGCGTTTGAAGAGGTCATCCATGCACTCGGTTCTCCCGACGACGAGGTCAGGGAAGAGGCGGTGAGGGCGCTCGGCGAGCTGAACGATCCCCGGGCAGTGGATCCGCTGATTCAGATGCTTAACGACGAGAACCGGTATATCCGGCGCGAGGCCGCGAAGTCCCTGGGAAGGATCGGGGACCCCCGCGCGATCCCCCCGCTGATCAACGCGCTCAAGGATGACGATCGGTACGGTCGCGATGGTGCCGCTGAAGGACTGGGGGATATGGGCGAAAAAGCCGTGCCCGCACTCGTGGAGCGGCTCTTCGACGAGGACTGGCACGTAAGGATGGGCGCCGCGGTCGCATTACGGATATCCGGTAATAAATCAGCCATCGAGCCGCTCATCCGGGCACTCGAAGACGACAATCGTTTCGTCCGGAGGGAGGTGACCAAGTCTCTCGGAAGGATCGGGGATAAACGGGTGGTGGACCCCCTTATAAGAGCGCTGAAAGATCCCGACCGGAGCGTCAGGATCCGTGCTGCAGGGGCGCTTGCGAAGTGCCAGGACGACCGGGTGATACAGCCGCTCATCGAAGCCCTGAACGACGAGGATTCGGGAGTAAGGCTTCGTGTAATCCGTGCTCTCGAGGAGATCGATGACCCCCGGGCGGTCCACGCCCTGAACAATTCTCTCGGGGATGCGCAGGGATCACAGGGAATTAAGAACGGAAAATTTGCGGAAAACTGA
- a CDS encoding flagellin: MSSETIVTALFLISAVIAAGVLISAIFPAIYRTADTFGSVSHEADTQMRTDVKIVNGYSATSQDATLWLKNVGTSRISTGELDDGDIFIGQPGNFERQNLQGKYTIEGNGNGFWDPGETLTVQVHSTYLPTTSGDTVYFSIVLSNGVKRSTEFTSG, encoded by the coding sequence ATGTCTTCCGAGACCATAGTCACCGCCCTTTTTTTAATCAGCGCAGTCATCGCAGCGGGAGTGCTGATCAGCGCAATATTTCCGGCAATATACCGCACGGCGGATACGTTCGGTTCGGTCTCGCACGAGGCGGATACGCAGATGCGTACCGATGTCAAGATTGTCAACGGGTATTCCGCTACAAGCCAGGATGCCACACTATGGTTGAAGAACGTGGGAACTTCCCGTATATCGACCGGAGAACTGGATGACGGGGATATTTTCATAGGTCAACCGGGCAACTTCGAGCGGCAAAACCTGCAGGGAAAATATACCATCGAAGGAAACGGCAACGGGTTCTGGGACCCTGGTGAGACGCTGACCGTTCAGGTTCACAGCACTTATCTCCCCACTACTTCAGGAGATACTGTATATTTCTCCATCGTACTGTCCAACGGGGTGAAGAGGTCGACGGAGTTCACCTCTGGTTAG
- a CDS encoding response regulator, producing MGRILIVDDTLFMRTLLKNILFSGGHDIVGEAADGDEAVAKYRDLKPDLVTMDVVMPKVNGIEALKQIRAMDPGARVVMCTAVGQEQMVKLAIKTGARGYIVKPFQAPKVLEEIKNVLGS from the coding sequence ATGGGCAGAATTTTGATCGTCGATGACACCCTCTTCATGAGGACCCTCCTTAAAAATATCCTGTTTTCCGGGGGGCACGATATCGTCGGAGAAGCCGCGGACGGCGATGAGGCAGTGGCCAAATACAGGGATCTGAAACCCGATCTGGTGACAATGGATGTAGTGATGCCGAAAGTAAACGGTATCGAGGCCCTCAAACAGATCCGGGCGATGGATCCCGGTGCACGAGTGGTGATGTGCACCGCGGTCGGGCAGGAGCAGATGGTGAAGCTCGCCATCAAGACCGGTGCCAGGGGATATATCGTGAAACCATTCCAGGCCCCGAAAGTGCTGGAAGAGATAAAGAACGTGCTGGGTTCATAG